Part of the Diceros bicornis minor isolate mBicDic1 chromosome 17, mDicBic1.mat.cur, whole genome shotgun sequence genome is shown below.
TATATGTATGGTGAACAATTTGAGCTATATTGGCTGGGTGAATAGGACTCAGCCTATTCAATCTACTGGTAGATTTTTACAAAATTCTTTCCGTATTTTCTAATAATTATGGCAGTAATCACAAGGAGTATAAGTGACTTTATCAGAGatatttcaaacttttccatTTCTTACAGACATCAATCTCAGTCTATGTGTTTTACACACTTAAAGGAGTTAATAAACATACACGCATATACATACAAATAGACACACATGCCTCTTATTCCTGGTATGTTCCTATAGActgacattttaatttctctttagaCAGAAAACATCCTGTTGCAAAGTTTTAATGCATAACATATTTCTCTTCTTACTCTAGACATGAGCAATCAGGAAGTGATTTATTCCTCCTTGAGGGTTCTTCAGTCTCCTTCAGAGTCACAAAATAGGTCAAGGCCTGGTGCTACTCAAAGACATGGGAAAACTGATGACAAAGGTATATGTTTTAAGCATCTAGATTCACCTGTCTCTAATGGATTGTCAAactttagacttttaaaaaaagtgttCCTATCTGTATTTCAGGTTCTCAGATGGTAATATGAAATCATAATTGTGTAGACTAGTAGAAcaagtcttttttctttcaagtttGTGATAATGCAGAAATTagtgaattcttttaaatttgagatGGTAATAGAATGTTTTCATCCAAATTTGTTTAAGAGGAATTCGTGAGGCCTTTAAAATAAAGCACAGCCTAGAGTCTCAAGAAAAGATTGCATCTTCCGGAGAAATAAAAGTCttagaaatgagaaatgaaaaatatgcatTAGATACAAtacttttttctagaaaaaaagtattttagatGTCTTAAATATTTACCAAACCTTGATGGCAATGAAGAAGCaaaaatattcaaatcaaaaGGAGCATTCTGATTTTActattctctctgtctcccctcaAATATTGTCACAAAACGCTAAACTGAGAATAACTGTCACTTGTTTAATTTAGTGACAGAGATACAACTTTTAGATACTGAGGACTGCAAAAGCAGGAGGATAAATATAGTATtaactaaagaaaaatagaattcatGAAAAAGAAAGGGGAGCTGATTTCTGGAAACTCACTTAAGGTTGAACCCCAATCACTTTTGCAGCTTTAGAATATCCACTATTGGCCACAAACTTCTCAAGAATATTGACTGCTTGGGCCTTCCTCTTCATGATTAATCCAGATCACAGGAAGGAGTATACATGTCAGGGTGGATTTTCATAAATGTGTATTGTGTCTACTGCCATCTGTGTTTTTGTCAGGGATGTACTTCAAAATCCTATAGGACTGTTCTTGTGTGTAGGATTTCTACAATGGGTGTATGTCTGTCAGAAATCTGAAACTTTAAAAGTTTAATTATGAGATCACAAATTAAAATCCATTTGTAtgatatatttttgtaaaatttttagaGAAGATTGTCTTTTTGTTCCAAATGGTGTCCTAGGTTAAGGTTAGTAGCAGGCGAGGCTCTATTCCTaatgattattttatttgttctttatttaAAGAGTTTTCAGTGCACTGGCATCTCATTGCAGTGATTCTTGGGATCCTCTGTTTACTTCTTTTGGTGACAGCCACAGTGTTGGGGACAAAGTGTGAGTAACTGAAATATCTCCTTCAAGTCTGAGTGACAGCAAGAACCACTAATTGTGCAGATATTAACCATGCTCCTACAATTGTGCCTTGGCTGTATTTGGGGAATACCTAAGGTGGCTCTTTTTTAGTGATTTTTCCTCAGACACATCACaatgtcattttcattttatgtacCTATCACAATGACTGTATCTGTAATGAGCTGTCTCATTCTGTATAATACACGGTAACAATCCTTCTGATAAAGAGTTAGTAATATTCTACCTTCCGAGTCTAGATCGCTGTAAATTTTAGATAGACATTCTTTAAGAAACAACTATTcagggcccgccctgtggcttagccgttaagtgcgcgcgctctgctgctcgcggccctggttcggatctcgggcgcgcaccgacgcactgcttctcctgtcatgctgaggccgcgtcccacatacagcaactagaaggatgtgcagctatgacatacaactatctactggggctttgggggaaataaaaaaaaattaaaaaaaaaaagaaacaactattcaaaagaaattatgactttctcttgatttttcttaAGTATACAATGAAGAAATGGTTTAGTaaaaagagtgatttttttttttttttttttttttgtgaggagatcagccctgagctaacatccgccaatcctcctctttttttgctgaggaagacggccctgggctaacatccgtgcccatcttcctccactttatatgggacgccgccacagcatggcttaccaagcagtgcgtcggtgcacgcccgggatccgaaccagcgaaccctgggccgccgcagcggatcgcgcgcacttaaccgcttgcgccaccgggccggccccaaaagagtGATTTTATACATGGATGTTAGATGATCTTGAATTCAACCTTTATCTTTTATTTGAATTCCTTGACATCTTTAGCGAAAATCACTAATATGACACACTCAGATAAAATTACGTATTtggatcttcctctcttttctcctatGGATATTTCATCTACTCCGATAATAATGGTGCCATTTCTTCATGTTGTTAGTGTAGATTTTCATACTCAGAAGATGTGTTGCTAAATgttcattgattgattttcacttTGGTGCCTATTTGTGAACAATGTGCTGTTAAAAAGAAACTAAAGTGAATGGGAAGGTGTTACCATTATAATTTTATCCAGataccttattttatttattctatgcTTAAGTTGCTAATAGTGAGAAATTTgatgtttctatttctgtggtcATTTTATTGAGGTGTTACTTTCTAAATGTCAAATTGCTAATTAATATAATGATATGGATTGGTTATCAAAGTGAGACTTTTTCTCTTGTATTAAATTTCAACATTTAAGCATTGTGAATTCTTTTTTGTATTATATCTAtgttattattttagttttacaGTGTATTCGAGAAAAACACCAACAGGAGGAAATTCTACGAAATCTCAGTCAAAATTGCCACAATATACAAAATGCTGCCTACTTAAAGGAGCAGCTTTTGAATAAGACTTTAGAATATGACATTCTCGAAAATGAAACCCTTCAGCAGAAAAAGAAACTGGACTCACTCTTTATAGAAAAGAAGAGATGTCATAGAAAACAGGAGAGCTTTTCAAAGTCTCTGCAAAATACAGGTATTTTGGATACAGGAGGAAATCTTGAATGAAAGGTTGCatgtcttttctatattttttccccttcaagAAATTTTGAGgccgggccggcccgtggcttagaggttaggtgcgcgcgctccgctgctggcggcccgggttcggatccgggcgcacacggacgcaccgcttctccggccatgctgaggccgcgtcccacatacagcaactagaaggatgtgcagctatgacacacaactatctactggggctttggggggaaaataaataaataaagaaagaaactttgaggCCTAACAAACAGCCTTATGATATATGCTAGTGGTCTACGTCTACTGGACAACTTTACACTGTGCTTGTTAGAAGGAGTATGGGTATCTGGGTTTACTGGTTTCAAATATGGGATTAAGACCC
Proteins encoded:
- the LOC131416327 gene encoding T-cell surface glycoprotein YE1/48-like; the encoded protein is MSNQEVIYSSLRVLQSPSESQNRSRPGATQRHGKTDDKEFSVHWHLIAVILGILCLLLLVTATVLGTKFLQCIREKHQQEEILRNLSQNCHNIQNAAYLKEQLLNKTLEYDILENETLQQKKKLDSLFIEKKRCHRKQESFSKSLQNTGKLYEDHWSCCGGKCYYFTTEQKDWKGCKQTCQSCSLSLLKIGDKYEQTFIQAQTHPDYYWIGLSYNEKESKWKWIDNDTSSGINLTIMSLPPGREECVFLTSTRIDNTDCSKTYNCICEKRIDCVSTACFK